Within Microbacterium proteolyticum, the genomic segment CGCGCGCATGGCGGCGGGTGAACGGGAGGGCGTCGAGGCGCTCCGCGATGCGGGCGACGTCGGTCGAGGTGGTCACCGGATGCCGGCGGTCTCGGTCTCGGCAAGCATCTCGTGCACGAGCGGGAGGACCCGCGTGCCGTAGAGCTCGATGCTCGACAGGAGCCGGTCGTGCGAGATCGAGCCGCTGGCGAACTTCAGCTGGAAGCGGGAGTTGCCGAGCGCGCGCACCGTCGCGGCGATCTTGCGGGCGACCGTCTCGGGCGAACCGATGTACATCGCCCCCTCGGGACCCACGTCGTGCTGGAAGCGCAGTCGGTTGTACTCCGGCCAGCCGCGCTCACGGCCGATCGTGTTGTTCAGTTCGGCGACGCCCTCGTACGCCTCTTCCCAGGCCTGCTGGTCGGTTTCGGCGATGTGCCCGGGCGAGTGGACGGAGATCGGCATCTGCGGCTTGCCGAACTCCTCCAACGACCGACGGTAGAGGTCGGCGAAGGGGCGGAAGCGGGCGGAGGATCCACCGATGATCGCCAGCACCAGGCCGTATCCGTACCGCGCGGCGCGCACGACGGACTCGGGAGAACCACCGACCCCGACCCAGGCCGTGAGGCCCTTCTCGGTCTTCGGATACACGTCCGCGTCCTGCAGAGCGGCACGGGTCCGGCCCTGCCACGACACCGGCTTCTCGTCGAGGAGCAGCGAGAACAGCTCGAGCTTCTCCTCGAAGAGCTGCTCGTAGTCGCGGAGGTCGTAGCCGAAGAGGGGGAACGACTCGATGAACGACCCGCGCCCGAGGATCACTTCGGCCCGGCCGTTCGAGACGGCATCCAGGGTCGCGAACCGCTCGTACACCCGCACCGGGTCGTCGGACGAGAGCACCGTGACGGCGGTGCCGAGGTGGATGTTCGTCGTGCGGGCCGCGGCGGCCGCCAGCACGATCTCGGGGCTCGTGACGGCGAAGTCCTTGCGGTGGTGCTCCCCCACGCCGAAGAACGACAGGCCGACCTGGTCTGCGAGGACCGCCTGGTCCACGACGTTCCGGATGGTCTGGGCGTCGGTCTGCAGGCTCCCGTCGGGGCCGCGGGAAATGTCTCCGAAGGTGTCGAGACCGAGCTCGAGCGGACGATCGTTCATTGCGTCTCCTTGCATTCGGA encodes:
- a CDS encoding LLM class flavin-dependent oxidoreductase, whose translation is MNDRPLELGLDTFGDISRGPDGSLQTDAQTIRNVVDQAVLADQVGLSFFGVGEHHRKDFAVTSPEIVLAAAAARTTNIHLGTAVTVLSSDDPVRVYERFATLDAVSNGRAEVILGRGSFIESFPLFGYDLRDYEQLFEEKLELFSLLLDEKPVSWQGRTRAALQDADVYPKTEKGLTAWVGVGGSPESVVRAARYGYGLVLAIIGGSSARFRPFADLYRRSLEEFGKPQMPISVHSPGHIAETDQQAWEEAYEGVAELNNTIGRERGWPEYNRLRFQHDVGPEGAMYIGSPETVARKIAATVRALGNSRFQLKFASGSISHDRLLSSIELYGTRVLPLVHEMLAETETAGIR